In Prescottella soli, a genomic segment contains:
- a CDS encoding glycosyltransferase family 4 protein has translation MSSADTAVLALAQGGNGAGVPLRELLLVLFTAAVVTFLGTGAVRVVAIRFGAVAVPRDRDVHVQPIPRLGGVGMYIGMLVALLFAQQLPALTRGFEFTTDISAVLVAGFVIVLVGVIDDRWGLDALTKFVGQVTAAGILAVMGVSWYIIYQPFGDTTVILDQLQAGLVTVAVTVVMINAMNFVDGLDGLAAGLGLIASLAICAFSVGLLHDQGGDVSAYPPAMIAAALAGACLGFLPHNFQPARIFMGDSGSMLIGLTLAAVSTSASGRISLSAYGSRDLVGLLTPLLLVSAVMFIPILDLLLAIVRRTRAGVSPFSPDKMHLHHRLMQIGHSHRRVVLLIYLWVGVLAFGAVGSSLIDRRVVVLLVAAGLVFALVVTAVPSWRGLQEDRRR, from the coding sequence GTGAGTTCTGCGGATACGGCGGTGCTGGCGCTCGCCCAGGGTGGAAATGGGGCTGGTGTCCCGCTGCGCGAACTGCTGCTCGTGCTGTTCACGGCGGCCGTGGTCACGTTCCTCGGGACGGGTGCCGTCCGGGTGGTCGCCATCCGGTTCGGGGCCGTCGCGGTGCCGCGAGATCGTGACGTGCACGTCCAGCCGATCCCGCGGCTGGGCGGGGTCGGCATGTACATCGGCATGCTCGTCGCGTTGCTCTTCGCGCAACAACTCCCCGCGCTGACGCGAGGGTTCGAGTTCACCACCGACATCAGTGCCGTCCTCGTGGCCGGTTTCGTGATCGTGTTGGTCGGGGTGATCGACGACCGCTGGGGCCTCGACGCCCTCACCAAGTTCGTCGGTCAGGTCACCGCGGCCGGGATCCTCGCGGTCATGGGGGTGAGTTGGTACATCATCTACCAGCCCTTCGGCGACACCACGGTGATCCTCGACCAACTCCAGGCCGGCTTGGTGACCGTCGCGGTGACGGTCGTGATGATCAACGCGATGAACTTCGTCGACGGACTCGACGGTCTGGCGGCCGGCCTGGGTCTCATCGCATCGCTGGCGATCTGCGCGTTCTCGGTGGGGTTGTTGCACGACCAGGGCGGCGACGTCAGCGCGTACCCACCGGCGATGATCGCGGCGGCGCTCGCCGGAGCCTGTCTCGGCTTCCTGCCGCACAATTTCCAGCCCGCGCGGATCTTCATGGGCGACTCGGGGTCGATGCTGATCGGTCTGACACTGGCCGCGGTGTCGACGAGTGCGTCGGGTCGGATCAGTCTGAGCGCGTACGGATCCCGCGATCTCGTGGGTCTGCTCACGCCGCTGCTGCTGGTCAGCGCGGTCATGTTCATTCCGATCCTCGACCTGTTGCTCGCCATCGTCCGGCGTACCCGGGCCGGCGTCAGTCCCTTCAGCCCCGACAAGATGCATCTGCATCACCGGCTGATGCAGATCGGACACTCGCACCGGCGGGTGGTCCTGTTGATCTACTTGTGGGTCGGGGTTCTCGCGTTCGGCGCCGTCGGCTCGTCCCTGATCGACCGGCGCGTGGTCGTCCTGCTCGTTGCGGCGGGACTGGTGTTCGCGCTCGTGGTGACGGCTGTGCCGTCGTGGCGGGGACTGCAAGAGGATCGTCGCCGGTAG